Proteins from a single region of Desulfobacter postgatei 2ac9:
- a CDS encoding anthranilate synthase component II encodes MKTAIIDNYDSFTFNLVHYVLHTGAQAEVFRNDKISVEALAGLGFDAIILSPGPGRPEDAGICLELVQKLSGTLPILGVCLGHQAIAQSFGGTIIHAKSIMHGKTSVVQADGKHIFSGINKPFNVMRYHSLAVQESDLPDCLEVTARTLDGEIMGIRHREHPTQGVQFHPESFMTTVGKRLIRNFIKGA; translated from the coding sequence ATGAAAACCGCAATAATAGACAACTATGATTCCTTTACCTTTAACCTGGTGCATTATGTGCTGCATACAGGGGCACAGGCAGAGGTTTTCAGAAATGATAAAATCAGTGTGGAAGCGCTTGCCGGCTTAGGGTTTGATGCAATCATCCTCTCACCGGGGCCGGGCAGGCCTGAGGATGCAGGCATCTGTCTTGAACTTGTTCAAAAACTGTCCGGGACACTCCCCATACTGGGGGTGTGTTTAGGCCATCAGGCCATTGCCCAGAGTTTTGGCGGCACCATTATCCATGCCAAGTCCATTATGCACGGCAAAACATCCGTGGTGCAAGCCGACGGCAAACACATCTTTTCGGGCATCAACAAGCCCTTTAATGTGATGCGTTACCACTCCCTGGCGGTTCAGGAATCGGACCTGCCAGACTGTCTGGAAGTGACGGCCAGAACTCTGGACGGTGAAATCATGGGTATAAGACATAGAGAGCACCCCACCCAGGGAGTTCAATTCCATCCGGAATCTTTCATGACCACCGTGGGAAAACGGCTGATCAGAAACTTTATCAAAGGAGCATGA
- the rlmD gene encoding 23S rRNA (uracil(1939)-C(5))-methyltransferase RlmD → MPVKKSKTYELDIIDLAFGGKGLAKPDGFPVFVDRCIPGDRVFVKIFKKKKSWAEGRLINIVNPSPLRQEARCEYNRFCGGCKWQQLPYERQLEYKKRHVLESLAHIGRLKDVRVMDVVPSDYIYEYRNKMEFSCSSMRWLLPDELSDDTVKKGFGIGLHVPGTFDKVIDIHTCHIMPALGNEILETIRGFVAESGLDAYHLRNHEGFWRFVMLRHSVARDQWMVNLVTSEKKPDIIEALSRQLVEKFSQIRSIVNNITDSRSGVSTGKEEILMHGEDHLIEQLGEYQFKISANSFFQTNTRACEKLYTKVSEYAGLDGSQTVLDLYSGTGTIPIWLSGQAKKIYGIEIVHSAVVDARENVSLNGINNCTFLEGDIKDVFGQVPEKPDVIIIDPPRVGMHKDVVGHVLANSPGKIVYVSCNPATLARDLEMLASRYAVVEVTPVDMFPHTYHIESVALLVRKS, encoded by the coding sequence ATGCCTGTTAAAAAAAGCAAAACCTACGAACTTGACATTATTGACCTTGCCTTCGGGGGAAAGGGTCTGGCTAAACCCGATGGATTTCCCGTGTTTGTGGACCGGTGTATTCCAGGAGACCGGGTTTTTGTAAAGATTTTCAAAAAAAAGAAATCCTGGGCCGAAGGACGGCTCATCAATATTGTCAATCCTTCGCCCCTGCGCCAGGAAGCAAGATGCGAGTATAACCGGTTTTGCGGGGGGTGCAAATGGCAGCAACTGCCTTACGAGCGCCAGCTTGAATACAAGAAGCGCCATGTGCTTGAGTCTCTGGCGCACATCGGACGCTTGAAAGATGTGCGGGTGATGGATGTTGTGCCCTCGGATTATATCTATGAATACCGGAATAAAATGGAGTTTTCCTGCTCTTCCATGCGTTGGCTTCTGCCGGACGAACTCTCTGATGACACCGTCAAAAAGGGCTTTGGCATTGGATTGCATGTGCCCGGCACCTTTGACAAAGTGATTGACATTCATACCTGTCATATTATGCCGGCTCTTGGTAATGAAATCTTAGAAACCATCCGTGGCTTTGTGGCCGAATCCGGTCTTGACGCATATCATCTGCGCAACCACGAGGGCTTTTGGCGTTTTGTCATGCTAAGGCATTCCGTGGCCCGGGACCAGTGGATGGTCAATCTTGTGACCAGTGAAAAAAAGCCTGATATCATTGAAGCCTTAAGCAGGCAACTTGTGGAAAAATTCAGTCAGATACGCTCCATTGTCAATAATATTACAGATTCCCGATCAGGGGTCTCCACGGGTAAGGAAGAGATCCTTATGCATGGAGAAGATCATCTGATCGAACAGCTTGGTGAGTATCAGTTCAAAATTTCGGCAAACTCTTTTTTCCAGACAAATACCCGGGCCTGTGAAAAATTGTATACAAAAGTCAGTGAATATGCGGGTCTTGACGGATCCCAAACAGTCCTGGATCTGTATTCAGGTACCGGGACCATTCCCATCTGGCTTTCCGGCCAGGCAAAAAAAATATACGGTATTGAAATTGTCCACTCTGCTGTGGTTGACGCACGGGAAAATGTAAGTTTGAACGGCATCAATAACTGCACCTTTCTGGAAGGGGACATCAAGGATGTTTTTGGACAGGTCCCCGAAAAGCCGGATGTGATCATCATTGATCCGCCCAGGGTGGGTATGCACAAGGATGTGGTGGGACATGTGCTGGCCAATTCTCCGGGCAAAATCGTCTATGTCTCCTGCAATCCTGCAACCCTTGCCAGGGACCTTGAAATGCTCGCCTCACGTTACGCCGTAGTAGAAGTGACACCTGTGGATATGTTCCCCCATACCTATCATATTGAATCCGTGGCGTTGCTTGTGAGAAAAAGTTAG
- the trpD gene encoding anthranilate phosphoribosyltransferase produces MDFTTYLNTIVRGQDLSQDQMANMMNIIFSGQATEAQIGAFMGALATKRETFEELAGAARAMRTKAVRVQTLAKKVIDTCGTGGDASGSFNISTTTAFVIAGAGITVAKHGNRSITSKCGSADVLEELGINLSVHPEIVEEAINEIGIGFMFAPLYHGSMKYAMKARMECKIRSIFNMLGPLTNPAAASCQILGVYAPELTEMFGKALNLLGVEKAFVVHGHDGMDEMTTTTLTRVTELNDGMIKTYDVDPLTYFDEYADPKDLLGGDAKHNAAITRAILSGAKGPKQNIVLLNAGAGLVAADAAPTIEKGIEMALKSIETGAAMEKLELLADYTKENA; encoded by the coding sequence GTGGATTTTACAACGTACCTGAATACCATAGTACGCGGACAGGATCTCAGCCAAGATCAGATGGCGAACATGATGAACATCATTTTTTCAGGACAGGCCACCGAAGCCCAGATCGGGGCATTCATGGGAGCCCTTGCCACAAAGAGGGAGACATTTGAGGAACTGGCAGGTGCAGCCCGGGCCATGAGGACCAAGGCGGTTCGTGTTCAAACGCTTGCCAAAAAGGTCATTGACACCTGCGGCACAGGCGGTGACGCCTCCGGGTCATTTAATATCTCCACCACAACGGCCTTTGTCATTGCAGGCGCGGGCATAACCGTGGCAAAACACGGCAACCGGTCAATCACCAGCAAATGCGGATCTGCGGATGTACTTGAAGAACTTGGAATTAATTTAAGTGTGCACCCTGAAATTGTGGAAGAGGCCATCAACGAAATCGGCATTGGTTTCATGTTTGCGCCCCTGTACCACGGATCCATGAAGTACGCCATGAAAGCCCGTATGGAGTGTAAGATCAGAAGCATTTTCAACATGCTCGGACCATTAACCAACCCGGCAGCCGCCTCATGTCAAATCCTTGGGGTATATGCACCGGAACTAACTGAAATGTTTGGAAAGGCATTAAATCTGCTGGGTGTGGAAAAGGCCTTTGTGGTTCACGGCCATGACGGTATGGATGAAATGACCACCACAACCCTGACCCGGGTGACGGAACTCAATGACGGCATGATTAAAACCTATGATGTGGATCCCTTGACCTATTTTGACGAATACGCCGACCCCAAGGATCTTTTGGGTGGCGATGCAAAACACAATGCCGCCATCACCCGGGCCATTCTGTCCGGGGCAAAGGGCCCGAAACAGAATATCGTCCTACTCAATGCAGGCGCCGGCCTTGTAGCCGCAGATGCCGCACCGACCATTGAAAAAGGGATTGAAATGGCATTAAAATCGATTGAAACAGGGGCTGCCATGGAAAAACTTGAGCTGCTGGCGGATTATACCAAGGAAAACGCTTAA
- a CDS encoding bifunctional acetyl-CoA hydrolase/transferase family protein/GNAT family N-acetyltransferase → MKKATYWADSYIYKRCSAQEALKHIRPGQRVFIGSSCAEPQHLVKELSAISARLTDLEIVRLLSIENGPLTLIANEPHSQQFNIRSFYLGSCGPKIIKKNQKFITPANLSQIPYLFKSGLMPLNTALIQASPPDDFGWMSLGISVDINLSACETADIVICQINPQMPRVLGRSFIHVNDVDYIVEHEDPLLTIQPRPEHESNNIIAKHISRLIEDGSTIQTSLSLTTEAVMLALSNKNDIGIHSQYLSDAIMHLFSIRVITNKKKGFNNGKLVASAAVGSRLLYDFLDDNPSIEFYPSDYTNNPGIIGRHNKMVTLNTAMAIDLTGQVAADALPFNNYTGINGLLDFTRGAAMSEGGKSILMMTSTMDHGQKSRIVPRLAEHAVVVPRGDVQFVATEYGVVNLFGKTLQERVLALVSIAHPDFRDELFAAGKEMGLIDSDRKFKEAIKGVYPLKYEETIVIKDIPITFRAAKPTDERFIQEHYYTMNRGDIVSRFFHEKKSFAYDQIETTYEIDYINDLTIVATIGELGFEKIIAVGEYFRNTIINMAEVAYSVSKEYQGMGIANVLQKKLNQGAIDNGIKGLIAYTSPHNKGMIRLFHKQPYKITTERNDDMLILTCLFNEPKEDGNDDGGKALGEAILSMGAGT, encoded by the coding sequence ATGAAAAAAGCCACTTACTGGGCGGATTCCTACATCTATAAACGCTGCAGCGCCCAGGAGGCCCTGAAACATATCCGGCCTGGTCAACGCGTATTTATAGGCTCATCCTGTGCTGAACCCCAGCACCTTGTCAAAGAGTTATCCGCTATTTCCGCAAGATTGACCGATCTTGAAATCGTGCGCCTGCTCAGCATTGAAAACGGCCCACTGACGCTTATCGCTAATGAGCCCCACTCCCAGCAGTTCAATATCAGATCCTTTTATTTAGGATCCTGCGGACCAAAGATTATCAAAAAAAATCAAAAATTTATTACGCCTGCGAACCTGTCCCAGATTCCGTACCTGTTCAAATCCGGGCTCATGCCGTTGAATACGGCGCTGATCCAGGCCTCTCCGCCCGATGACTTTGGATGGATGAGTCTTGGAATTTCCGTGGACATTAATCTTTCGGCCTGCGAAACTGCTGATATTGTGATATGCCAGATCAACCCCCAAATGCCCCGGGTCCTGGGCAGAAGTTTTATCCATGTTAATGATGTTGACTATATTGTGGAACATGAGGATCCGCTTTTAACCATCCAGCCGCGTCCTGAACATGAGTCGAACAATATTATTGCCAAACATATTTCACGTCTCATTGAAGACGGTTCAACCATCCAAACAAGTCTTAGTTTAACCACTGAGGCAGTTATGTTGGCATTATCAAATAAAAACGATATTGGAATTCATTCACAATACCTGTCAGATGCAATCATGCATCTTTTTTCCATCAGGGTCATCACGAATAAGAAGAAAGGGTTTAATAACGGCAAACTTGTGGCCAGCGCAGCCGTAGGCTCCAGACTGCTCTATGACTTCCTTGACGACAACCCTTCCATTGAATTTTACCCGTCGGATTATACCAACAACCCGGGTATCATCGGTCGCCATAATAAAATGGTTACCCTGAACACGGCCATGGCCATTGATTTAACCGGCCAGGTGGCTGCCGATGCCCTGCCGTTTAACAACTACACAGGAATAAATGGGCTGCTTGACTTCACCCGGGGAGCAGCTATGTCAGAGGGTGGAAAATCCATCCTTATGATGACCTCTACCATGGATCACGGGCAAAAAAGCCGGATCGTTCCCCGTTTAGCAGAACACGCTGTGGTGGTCCCAAGAGGAGATGTCCAGTTTGTGGCAACAGAATACGGGGTGGTGAATCTTTTTGGCAAAACACTTCAGGAACGGGTACTGGCGCTGGTATCCATTGCCCATCCGGATTTCAGGGATGAACTGTTTGCCGCAGGCAAGGAGATGGGCCTGATTGACAGTGACCGCAAATTTAAAGAGGCCATTAAGGGCGTCTACCCGCTTAAATATGAGGAAACCATTGTTATAAAAGATATCCCCATTACATTCAGAGCGGCAAAACCGACGGATGAACGGTTTATCCAGGAACACTATTACACCATGAATCGCGGGGATATTGTTTCTAGATTTTTTCATGAGAAAAAAAGTTTTGCCTATGACCAAATTGAAACCACCTATGAAATTGATTATATCAATGACCTGACCATTGTCGCGACCATAGGTGAACTGGGATTTGAAAAAATTATTGCTGTGGGCGAGTATTTTAGAAACACCATCATTAACATGGCCGAAGTTGCTTATTCCGTATCAAAAGAATACCAGGGCATGGGAATTGCCAACGTCTTACAGAAAAAACTCAATCAAGGGGCCATTGACAACGGTATTAAAGGATTGATCGCCTATACTTCTCCACATAACAAAGGCATGATCCGCCTTTTTCACAAACAGCCATATAAAATCACAACTGAAAGAAATGATGACATGCTTATTCTAACCTGCTTGTTCAATGAGCCGAAAGAAGATGGCAACGACGACGGCGGCAAAGCCCTGGGAGAGGCCATTCTATCCATGGGCGCAGGGACCTAA
- a CDS encoding alpha/beta hydrolase, with product MKIVEINFIVDGFNLKGTLHLPKRPIPPLVVGSHGLEGSRNSAKQVLLSKVLPANKIAFLRFDHRGCGDSQGNFLKETSLENRTRDFCAAVDHVLKMGVTSNRVALFGSSMGGATCISAWQDLERSGVSIQGAVLCASPVNTRTITRIPLAGNNKRPALSLDFFKENLLYDLSDQVKALHHVMIFHGTADEVVPVENAERIYAAMQPPKEMVLHDGGNHQMTIRAHQQDFEKKMTAWYKSVFKK from the coding sequence ATGAAAATCGTAGAAATAAATTTTATAGTTGATGGATTCAACTTGAAAGGCACCCTTCACCTTCCCAAAAGGCCCATCCCCCCCCTTGTTGTCGGTTCCCATGGTCTTGAAGGCAGCAGAAACTCTGCAAAACAGGTGCTTTTATCAAAGGTTCTGCCTGCAAATAAGATAGCCTTTTTGCGTTTTGACCACAGGGGATGCGGCGACAGCCAGGGCAATTTCCTTAAGGAGACCTCTCTTGAAAACCGCACAAGGGATTTTTGTGCGGCAGTGGATCATGTTCTTAAAATGGGGGTTACATCAAATCGGGTTGCCCTGTTTGGCTCCAGTATGGGTGGTGCCACCTGTATCAGCGCCTGGCAGGATCTTGAACGTTCAGGCGTCAGTATTCAGGGCGCTGTTTTGTGTGCGTCCCCCGTGAATACCCGGACCATAACAAGGATTCCCCTGGCAGGGAATAACAAGCGCCCTGCCCTTTCTTTGGATTTTTTCAAGGAAAACCTTTTGTATGACCTTTCAGACCAGGTAAAGGCCTTGCACCATGTCATGATTTTCCATGGCACTGCCGACGAGGTGGTCCCCGTGGAAAATGCAGAACGCATTTACGCCGCCATGCAGCCCCCCAAAGAGATGGTACTTCATGACGGCGGAAATCATCAGATGACAATCCGGGCACACCAGCAGGATTTTGAAAAAAAAATGACTGCCTGGTATAAATCTGTATTTAAAAAATAG
- a CDS encoding CinA family nicotinamide mononucleotide deamidase-related protein: MINGHVLSTGNEVLLGDIVDTNSAFLCRQLKSSGITVIKTTAVRDDMAAIVREIQSIASAADICVMTGGLGPTPDDLTAAALAEAAGVKIELDTAALESMKKYFDKRGFDLTPANEKQAMLPKGAKFLENLHGTAPGISMTINKCRFFCMPGVSREMERMFDLKVRPKLYEMTGHAGEIQIIRLMLFGMPESRVGQILSGFGLQFPEIHLGFRVRFPMIEVKLSLLKEVVSDSEEGMDGARQMKQAKLWVMEQLGSIVISDQGLTLAQEVGRLLKKCGQTLSVAESCTGGLVAHLITDVPGASDYFLFSATTYANSAKETILNVSRETLEKNGAVDETTALEMAIGVRTAGGSDWAVSTTGIAGPSGGTEAKPVGTVCIGVAGPSGSNSQRFLLDRGDRERNKQLFAAMSLEMLRRELVKNY, translated from the coding sequence ATGATTAATGGCCATGTTCTATCCACCGGAAACGAGGTTCTGCTTGGTGATATTGTGGATACCAACAGCGCATTTTTATGCCGGCAGCTTAAAAGTTCAGGAATAACCGTTATAAAAACAACGGCTGTGCGTGATGATATGGCAGCCATTGTACGGGAGATTCAAAGCATCGCATCTGCCGCAGATATCTGTGTGATGACAGGTGGCCTCGGACCGACACCCGATGATTTAACGGCTGCGGCCTTGGCTGAAGCTGCGGGGGTGAAAATTGAGTTGGATACCGCAGCCCTGGAGTCCATGAAAAAGTATTTTGATAAACGCGGGTTCGATCTTACCCCCGCCAATGAAAAACAGGCCATGCTGCCCAAAGGCGCAAAGTTTCTGGAAAATCTTCATGGTACGGCTCCCGGGATTTCCATGACCATCAACAAGTGCCGTTTTTTTTGTATGCCCGGTGTCTCCCGGGAAATGGAGCGGATGTTTGATTTGAAAGTGAGACCCAAATTGTATGAAATGACCGGTCATGCCGGTGAAATCCAAATCATCCGCCTGATGCTGTTTGGCATGCCTGAATCAAGGGTTGGACAGATCCTTTCAGGTTTTGGGCTGCAGTTTCCCGAAATTCATTTGGGTTTCAGGGTCAGATTCCCCATGATTGAGGTGAAGTTGTCCCTGCTTAAAGAGGTCGTGTCCGATTCCGAAGAGGGCATGGATGGCGCCAGGCAGATGAAGCAGGCCAAACTATGGGTGATGGAACAGCTTGGATCTATAGTCATTTCAGACCAGGGGCTGACCCTGGCCCAGGAAGTGGGGCGGCTTTTGAAAAAGTGCGGGCAGACGCTCAGTGTGGCTGAATCCTGCACCGGCGGACTTGTGGCTCACCTGATCACGGATGTGCCGGGCGCCTCTGACTATTTTTTGTTTTCAGCCACCACCTATGCCAACTCCGCCAAAGAAACAATTCTTAACGTCTCCCGGGAAACCCTGGAAAAAAATGGGGCGGTGGATGAAACCACTGCCCTTGAAATGGCGATTGGCGTCAGAACAGCCGGCGGGTCAGACTGGGCCGTGTCTACCACGGGCATTGCCGGCCCTTCCGGTGGAACCGAAGCCAAACCTGTGGGAACCGTATGCATTGGGGTGGCAGGTCCGTCGGGGTCGAATTCCCAAAGGTTTCTGCTGGATCGCGGAGACCGTGAGCGCAACAAACAACTGTTTGCCGCCATGTCCCTTGAGATGCTGCGCAGGGAACTTGTGAAAAACTATTGA
- a CDS encoding anthranilate synthase component I, with translation MILDRLPDKDQFIKLAQSANVIPVATRVLADSDTPVSILQKCYEKDKACFLLESVEGGERWGRYSFLGVSAFGHIKIFQTHVLVTTRHDTQKIAHDNDPLNVMRDVIKGFTPADIPDLPRFWSGITGYFAYEMVSFFENIDVSLPDGTPYGHFIIPEQMIIFDNIKQTLTCLNICYLSKTDDPATVYDNARNNVDTLVRDLGKPLVPRTAAHVVDTQLAPETPAEEYMEGVKTIKAHIVEGDIFQAVYSQPFSCKTTVDPVLIYRAQRYINPSPYMFFMNFTDRVIAGSSPETMVRLENRVATLRPIAGTRPRGNSEQKDRALADDLLNDEKEKAEHVMLIDLGRNDLGRVAQAGTVQVTDTMVIERYSHVMHLVSNITCDLKEDCDAFDLFKATFPAGTLSGAPKIRAMEIIAKLEKRQRGVYGGAAGYISFTGNMDFAITIRTAVMENDTLTVQAGAGIVYDSDPETELNECINKAKSVEMALKLALSQSPKG, from the coding sequence ATGATATTAGACAGACTGCCGGATAAAGACCAATTCATCAAACTTGCTCAATCCGCCAATGTCATACCTGTGGCCACGAGGGTACTTGCAGACAGTGATACACCCGTATCCATTCTACAGAAATGCTATGAAAAGGACAAAGCGTGCTTCCTTTTAGAGAGTGTGGAAGGCGGTGAACGGTGGGGGCGTTACAGTTTTCTTGGTGTGTCTGCATTTGGGCACATTAAAATTTTTCAAACCCATGTGCTTGTGACAACCCGCCACGACACCCAAAAAATCGCACATGACAATGATCCTTTAAACGTGATGCGGGACGTTATCAAAGGATTCACCCCTGCCGATATCCCTGATTTACCGCGATTCTGGAGCGGTATTACCGGCTATTTTGCCTATGAGATGGTCTCTTTTTTTGAAAATATTGATGTTTCCCTGCCCGATGGCACCCCGTACGGCCATTTTATTATTCCCGAACAGATGATCATCTTTGACAATATCAAACAGACCCTGACCTGCCTGAATATCTGTTACCTGTCCAAAACAGATGATCCGGCCACGGTCTATGATAATGCCAGGAATAACGTTGACACGCTTGTGAGGGATTTAGGAAAACCGCTTGTTCCCAGGACGGCGGCCCACGTTGTCGATACACAGCTTGCACCGGAAACACCGGCCGAAGAGTATATGGAAGGGGTTAAAACCATCAAGGCGCATATTGTAGAGGGAGATATTTTCCAGGCGGTATATTCCCAGCCCTTTTCATGCAAAACAACGGTCGATCCCGTACTGATCTACAGGGCCCAGCGCTACATCAACCCGTCACCATACATGTTTTTCATGAACTTCACGGACCGGGTCATTGCAGGATCTTCCCCTGAAACCATGGTTCGCCTTGAAAACCGGGTGGCAACCCTTCGACCCATTGCAGGCACAAGGCCCAGGGGCAACAGTGAACAAAAAGACCGGGCCCTGGCCGATGATCTGCTCAATGATGAAAAGGAAAAGGCAGAACATGTGATGCTCATCGATCTGGGCCGAAATGATCTTGGCCGGGTCGCCCAGGCCGGCACGGTCCAGGTCACGGACACCATGGTCATTGAACGCTATTCCCATGTCATGCACCTGGTCTCTAATATCACCTGTGATTTAAAAGAGGATTGTGACGCCTTTGATCTTTTCAAGGCCACCTTTCCGGCAGGCACCTTGTCCGGTGCGCCCAAAATCAGGGCCATGGAGATCATAGCAAAGCTTGAAAAACGACAAAGGGGTGTTTATGGCGGTGCTGCCGGGTATATCTCCTTTACCGGCAACATGGATTTTGCCATTACCATCCGCACCGCTGTCATGGAAAACGACACGTTAACCGTCCAGGCAGGGGCAGGCATTGTCTACGACTCAGACCCTGAAACCGAATTGAACGAATGTATCAACAAGGCCAAAAGTGTTGAGATGGCATTGAAACTTGCTCTGTCACAAAGCCCAAAAGGATAG
- a CDS encoding OmpA family protein, translated as MKKLIVTGVVIVLSAALFSCATMQTNQERGTAVGAGTGAAVGAILGQVIGRDTQSTLIGAGIGAAIGGLTGNQVGKYMDLQEQELRHAVGASESASIEREQDILRATFKEEAYFDYDSTRLKPGAYSELTRIADILIKYPHSRIEVAGHTDTKGSEEYNQRLSERRAQVVANQLIDNGVSAQRIMAVGYGESRPISSNDAMNRRVEIIIKPVVEGSF; from the coding sequence ATGAAAAAATTGATTGTCACGGGTGTTGTTATTGTTTTATCGGCCGCTCTTTTTTCATGCGCAACCATGCAGACGAATCAGGAGAGAGGAACGGCTGTGGGGGCAGGTACCGGCGCAGCCGTCGGCGCCATTCTAGGCCAGGTCATTGGCAGAGACACGCAATCCACACTTATCGGTGCTGGTATCGGTGCTGCCATCGGCGGGCTTACAGGTAATCAGGTCGGTAAATATATGGACCTGCAGGAGCAAGAGTTGCGACATGCAGTTGGCGCTTCCGAATCGGCAAGTATAGAGCGTGAGCAGGATATTTTAAGGGCAACCTTTAAAGAAGAAGCTTATTTTGATTATGACTCAACTCGTTTGAAACCAGGGGCATATTCAGAACTGACAAGGATTGCGGACATTTTAATCAAGTATCCCCATTCCCGCATTGAAGTAGCCGGGCATACTGACACCAAAGGTTCGGAAGAGTATAACCAAAGATTATCAGAACGAAGAGCGCAAGTTGTCGCAAACCAATTAATTGACAACGGCGTTTCAGCCCAAAGAATCATGGCCGTGGGTTATGGGGAGTCCCGGCCAATTTCTTCCAATGACGCAATGAATCGTCGCGTAGAAATCATTATTAAGCCGGTAGTGGAAGGCTCTTTTTAA
- a CDS encoding B12-binding domain-containing radical SAM protein — translation MLLIFPPVAKPCEPPAGIALLSSALKENGIDCKCVDANVDGLLWLINSVGKDKATDSWTRRALKNRAAVLNDLRSSDLYTNFDRYHQRVYDLNRLVAVSVDRSRFRISLSDYSDNQLSSVDSKALLDSAALYQENPFFPYFEEKLRPVIEGWDHPWIGISLCYLNQALVSFALAGWIRDNFPGKILVMGGGLISSWMSRPHFNNPFSSLVDHLVKGEGESALLALLGKPGIEKKHYVPDYGFADNHDYIAPAKILPFRGSIGCYWRKCRFCPEKAETRPYSTQRPDRVLGDLDLMAQNHHPDVVHFIDNAITPAFLRTLSRRTCAFKWYGFVRFEKDFADPLFCRALKQSGCEMLKLGLESGDQKVLEDMGKGTDLELVSATLANLKAAGILTFVYLLFGTHYEDEAAAYRTLDYIKTHKSDIDYLNLSVFNLPKFSEDAQGLVTQEFYHGDLSLYLNFEHPLGWTRRNVKSFIDKEFKKQLGVGSRFRKNPAFFSSNHAMFFNHIEEF, via the coding sequence ATGCTTTTGATTTTCCCCCCTGTGGCAAAACCTTGTGAACCCCCGGCCGGCATTGCTCTTTTGTCTTCCGCATTAAAGGAAAATGGTATTGACTGCAAATGTGTTGATGCCAATGTGGACGGCCTTTTGTGGCTGATCAATTCTGTTGGCAAAGACAAGGCAACCGATTCCTGGACCCGTAGGGCTTTGAAAAACAGGGCAGCCGTTTTAAATGATCTTCGCAGCTCTGATCTTTACACCAATTTTGACCGATACCACCAGCGGGTCTATGACCTGAACCGGCTGGTGGCGGTATCCGTGGACCGGTCAAGATTTAGAATCAGCTTAAGTGATTATTCAGATAATCAGCTCTCTTCGGTGGACTCAAAGGCCCTGCTTGACAGTGCCGCATTATACCAGGAAAACCCCTTTTTCCCATATTTTGAAGAAAAACTTCGCCCCGTGATAGAAGGCTGGGATCATCCCTGGATCGGTATCTCCCTTTGCTATCTCAATCAGGCCTTGGTCAGCTTTGCCCTGGCCGGGTGGATCAGAGATAACTTCCCGGGTAAAATACTTGTCATGGGAGGAGGATTGATCTCTTCCTGGATGAGTCGTCCTCATTTTAACAACCCGTTTTCAAGCCTGGTTGATCACCTGGTTAAAGGGGAGGGAGAATCTGCTTTGCTCGCATTACTTGGTAAGCCCGGCATTGAGAAAAAACATTATGTGCCGGATTACGGGTTTGCCGATAACCATGATTACATTGCGCCGGCAAAAATTTTGCCTTTTCGGGGTTCCATCGGGTGTTACTGGCGCAAGTGCCGGTTCTGCCCTGAAAAGGCTGAAACACGTCCCTATTCAACCCAGCGGCCCGATCGGGTGCTTGGAGACCTTGACCTAATGGCTCAAAACCACCATCCGGATGTTGTGCATTTTATAGACAATGCCATAACGCCTGCGTTTCTGCGTACACTTTCCAGACGGACGTGTGCGTTTAAGTGGTACGGCTTTGTCCGGTTTGAAAAGGATTTTGCAGATCCTCTATTTTGCCGGGCGCTTAAGCAAAGCGGATGTGAAATGCTTAAACTCGGGCTTGAATCCGGTGATCAGAAGGTTTTGGAGGATATGGGAAAGGGGACGGATCTTGAGCTTGTGTCAGCCACCCTTGCCAATCTTAAAGCTGCAGGCATTCTTACTTTTGTTTACCTGCTCTTCGGCACCCATTATGAAGATGAGGCTGCAGCTTACCGCACTCTGGATTATATCAAGACCCATAAATCCGATATTGACTATTTGAATCTGTCCGTGTTTAATTTACCTAAGTTCAGCGAAGATGCCCAGGGGCTTGTTACCCAAGAATTTTACCATGGAGATCTCTCTTTATATCTTAATTTTGAACACCCATTGGGCTGGACCCGCCGTAATGTGAAATCGTTTATTGATAAAGAGTTTAAAAAGCAGCTGGGAGTGGGATCCAGGTTTAGAAAAAATCCGGCTTTTTTTTCATCAAACCATGCCATGTTTTTTAATCATATAGAAGAATTTTAA